The following coding sequences are from one Delphinus delphis chromosome 19, mDelDel1.2, whole genome shotgun sequence window:
- the BHLHA9 gene encoding class A basic helix-loop-helix protein 9, with protein sequence MHRGAPGPGLRGLKGDEGSAQDLGSSCLEAGRDFGVLRENSSPRDVGEAEEVMGSRKRSRPVRSKARRMAANVRERKRILDYNEAFNALRRALRHDLGGKRLSKIATLRRAIHRISALSLVLRASPAPRWPCGHLECYGQAARAGDAADAGSSPPQPAPLPAGPFAPRCASCFLHTPLGQARAVAEARGVAQASAGSWRRSLGAPSAWPRGHLRAGPGLGYQHS encoded by the coding sequence ATGCACCGAGGCGCGCCGGGACCAGGCCTCAGGGGCCTGAAGGGGGACGAAGGCTCTGCCCAGGACTTGGGGAGCTCTTGCCTGGAGGCCGGGAGGGATTTTGGGGTGCTGAGAGAGAACAGCAGTCCCCGCGACGTGGGCGAGGCAGAGGAGGTGATGGGCAGCAGAAAGCGCAGCCGGCCGGTGCGGTCGAAAGCGCGGCGCATGGCGGCCAACGTGCGAGAGCGCAAGCGCATCCTGGACTACAACGAGGCCTTCAACGCGCTGCGCCGCGCGCTGCGGCACGACCTGGGCGGCAAGAGGCTCTCCAAGATCGCCACGCTGCGCAGGGCCATCCACCGCATCTCGGCGCTCTCCCTCGTGCTGCGCGCCAGCCCCGCGCCCCGCTGGCCCTGCGGGCACCTGGAGTGCTACGGCCAGGCCGCGCGCGCTGGGGACGCGGCGGACGCGGGCTCCAGCCCGCCGCAGCCTGCGCCGCTGCCCGCCGGGCCCTTCGCGCCGCGCTGCGCCTCGTGCTTCCTGCACACGCCCCTGGGACAGGCCAGGGCGGTGGCCGAGGCGCGGGGCGTGGCCCAGGCCTCCGCGGGAAGCTGGCGCCGAAGTCTCggggctccctctgcctggccgCGGGGCCACCTGCGGGCGGGCCCCGGGCTGGGCTACCAGCACTCCTGA